In a genomic window of Caloenas nicobarica isolate bCalNic1 chromosome 1, bCalNic1.hap1, whole genome shotgun sequence:
- the ADAMTS1 gene encoding A disintegrin and metalloproteinase with thrombospondin motifs 1, which yields MRTGGRPLVPVPVLVPVPVLVPVLAALLGLCSAERPAERQALVVPRRLGAGGGRERFRLEAFGERLTLELEPDSSFLAPDFTLQYLGGPPPPPEDDLSRCFYSGTVNRDPSSAAALSLCAGMRGAFSLRGRQYLIQPAPGTAHRGGAHLLRLRGTRRAAPAARCAVAETGAEAAGPEPAGRAETRSRRKKRFVSSPRYVETMLVADQSMAEFHGSGLKHYLLTLLSVAAKLYKHPSIRNSISLVVVKIMVIYEERKGPDISSNAALTLRNFCSWQRQHNPPSDRHAEHYDTAVLFTRQDLCGAKTCDTLGMADVGTVCDLNRSCSIIEDDGLQAAFTTAHELGHVFNMPHDDAKQCAGINGISRDFHMMASMLSNLDRSQPWSPCSAYMITTFLDNGHGECLLDKPHKPIQLPSDLPGTLYDANRQCQFTFGDESKHCPDAASTCTTLWCTGTSGGLLVCQTKHFPWADGTSCGEGKWCMNGKCVNKTEKKHYDTPVHGSWGSWGAWGECSRTCGGGVQYSFRECDNPVPRNGGKYCEGKRVQYRSCNIEDCPDNDGKTFREEQCEKHNEFSKSPFGSGPAVEWTPKFAGVSPKDRCKLVCRAKGTGYFFVLQPKVVDGTPCSPDSTSVCVQGQCVKAGCDRMIGSNKKFDKCGICGGNGSTCKKVSGTLVRAKPGYHDVVTIPAGATNIEVKQRNHRGVRHDGSFLAIKAADGTYILNGDYTLSTLEQDITYKGSVLRYSGSSAALERIRSFSPLKEPLTIQVLTVGDLPQPKIKFTYFVKKPVQPGSEKAPSKKKESFNAIREIISSEWVIEEWGECSKSCGSGWQRRAVECRDPRGRPATDCTRELKPSDVRPCADVPCPQWQLGDWSPCSKTCGKGFKKRLLKCISYDSSVLPQESCEPSKKPKHLIDFCNVTDCS from the exons ATGAGGACCGGGGGGCGCCCGctggtgccggtgccggtgctggtgccggtgccggtgctggTGCCGGTGCTGGCggcgctgctggggctgtgcagcgCCGAGCGCCCCGCCGAGCGGCAGGCGCTGGTGGTGCCGCGGCGCCTGGGCGCTGGCGGCGGCCGGGAGCGCTTCCGCCTGGAGGCCTTCGGGGAGCGGCTGACGCTGGAGCTGGAGCCCGACAGCAGCTTCCTGGCCCCGGACTTCACCCTGCAGTACCTGGgcgggccgccgccgccgccggagGACGACCTCTCCCGCTGCTTCTACTCCGGCACCGTCAACCGGGACCCCagctccgccgccgccctcAGCCTCTGCGCGGGGATGCGCGGAGCCTTCTCCCTGCGGGGCCGCCAATACCTCATCCAGCCGGCTCCCGGCACCGCGCACCGCGGCGGCGCCCACCTCCTCCGCCTCCGCGGGacccgccgggccgcccccgccgcccgctgcGCCGTGGCCGAGACGGgggcggaggcggcggggccggagccCGCCGGGCGCGCAG aaacgaggagcagaagaaagaagaggttCGTGTCCAGCCCCCGCTATGTGGAGACCATGCTGGTAGCCGACCAGTCCATGGCCGAGTTCCACGGCAGCGGGCTGAAGCACTATCTCCTGACGCTGCTCTCCGTGGCAGCCAAGCTGTACAAGCACCCCAGCATCCGCAATTCCATCAGCCTCGTGGTGGTGAAAATCATGGTCATTTATGAGGAGCGGAAGGGACCTGATATCTCTTCCAACGCAGCCCTGACTTTGAGAAACTTCTGCAGCTGGCAAAGGCAGCACAACCCACCCAGTGACCGGCATGCCGAGCACTACGACACAGCAGTCCTCTTCACCAGGCAG GACCTCTGCGGTGCCAAGACATGTGATACTCTTGGGATGGCTGATGTGGGAACAGTTTGTGATCTAAACCGCAGTTGCTCTATCATAGAAGACGACGGCTTACAGGCTGCTTTTACAACAGCCCACGAACTAG gccacGTGTTTAACATGCCTCATGACGATGCAAAGCAGTGTGCTGGTATAAATGGAATAAGCCGGGATTTCCACATGATGGCATCTATGCTTTCCAATCTGGATCGCAGCCAGCCTTGGTCTCCATGTAGTGCGTACATGATTACAACATTTTTGGATAACGGTCATG gtGAGTGCTTGTTGGACAAGCCCCACAAACCAATCCAGCTTCCTTCTGACTTGCCTGGCACGTTGTACGACGCCAACAGACAGTGCCAGTTTACATTTGGAGATGAGTCCAAGCACTGCCCCGATGCAGCCAGTACATGTACGACGCTGTGGTGTACCGGCACTTCTGGAGGACTGCTGGTGTGCCAAACCAAACACTTCCCTTGGGCAGATGGCACCAGTTGCGGGGAAGGGAAGTGGTGCATGAATGGCAAGTGTGTGAACAAAACTGAGAAGAAGCATTATGAC ACACCGGTGCatgggagctgggggtcctggggggcgTGGGGAGAGTGCTCCCGGACCTGCGGCGGTGGAGTGCAGTACTCCTTCAGGGAGTGCGACAACCCTGTCCCAAGGAACGGGGGAAAATACTGTGAAGGGAAGCGGGTGCAATACAGATCATGTAACATCGAGGACTGTCCAGACAACGATG gcAAAACCTTTAGGGAAGAACAATGTGAAAAGCACAATGAGTTTTCCAAGTCTCCCTTTGGAAGCGGACCTGCAGTGGAGTGGACACCCAAGTTTGCCGGCGTCTCTCCAAAAGACAGATGCAAGCTGGTCTGCCGAGCAAAAGGAACAGGATACTTCTTCGTTTTACAGCCAAAG GTTGTGGATGGTACCCCCTGCAGCCCCGATTCCACCTCTGTCTGCGTCCAGGGACAGTGCGTAAAGGCTGGCTGTGACCGTATGATAGGATCCAATAAGAAGTTTGACAAATGCGGTATCTGCGGTGGCAATGGATCCACTTGCAAGAAAGTGTCTGGCACACTTGTTAGAGCAAA ACCTGGCTACCACGACGTCGTGACCATTCCGGCCGGGGCGACGAACATCGAGGTGAAGCAGCGAAACCACAGGGGTGTGAGACACGACGGCAGCTTCCTTGCCATCAAAGCCGCGGATGGCACCTACATCCTCAACGGCGATTACACCCTGTCAACGCTGGAGCAGGACATCACCTACAAGGGCAGCGTGCTGAGGTACAGCGGCTCCTCCGCCGCCCTGGAGAGGATCCGCAGTTTCAGCCCTCTGAAGGAACCTCTGACCATCCAGGTCCTCACGGTGGGCGACCTGCCACAGCCCAAAATCAAGTTCACCTATTTCGTGAAGAAACCCGTGCAGCCTGGCTCAGAGAAGGCGCCCAGTAAAAAGAAAGAGTCCTTCAACGCAATCAGGGAGATCATCTCCTCCGAGTGGGTCATTGAGGAGTGGGGCGAATGCTCTAAGTCGTGCGGCTCGGGCTGGCAGCGGCGGGCAGTGGAGTGCCGGGACCCCCGGGGGCGACCGGCCACCGACTGCACCCGGGAGCTGAAGCCCAGCGACGTCCGTCCCTGCGCCGATGTGCCCTGCCCGCAGTGGCAGCTGGGGGACTGGTCGCCCTGCTCTAAGACGTGCGGGAAAGGTTTCAAGAAGAGGTTGTTGAAATGTATTTCCTACGACAGCAGCGTGCTGCCGCAAGAAAGCTGTGAGCCTTCCAAGAAACCGAAACACCTAATAGACTTCTGCAACGTTACAGACTGCAGTTAA